The genome window TACGCTTTGCTTTAACTCTTTAATCTTATTTAACTCATCGCTTGTTTGAAACTCACTTGAACTACTAGTAGTTTGCGTAACTGGCTTTGGTTCATTTTTTACTGGTTCTTGTGTTGCTTGAGTTGGGCTATCAGAGCTAAACAACATAAAAAGCATTAAAACAACAATCAAACCGCCCAAAAATAGAGCTATTACTTTGCCTATATTCATTTTTTACTCCTAAATTGTTCATTGAATTGGCTAATTTCATTGGCAATATCTGCCACCTCTTTATCATCCATTGATTTTACAAGATCTGCCATTAATATATTGGCTTTTGTTTTAGTGCGATATGCAATTATCATATCATATATCTGCTCGCTTGTCTTATCTAATAGCGATGGACCAATGATTCCATTAGCGTAATCATCATGGCAGGCTGAGCATTTGGTAATGAAATTTTTACTTAATTGGCCTCTTAGTAAGGCTTTATTTATACTTTGAAGTGGTGGCCTAGTAAAGGCAATAGCGCCAATAGATTTTGTAGTTTCATTTGATTCGCCAACTCCAAATTTGATATTTTTCTTTCCATCTATATCATATACGACCCATTCATCAGATTTTGTTTGATTAGCACTGCTACCTTTTTTGATTGTAATTGAGTTTGTAGTAGCTGTTTTGTTTGACTCTTGCGGATCGTTTTTAATATTTTGTTCACTTGAACATCCTATAAGTATTATTGCACTTAGTATAATCGTAATTGACTTTTTCATTTTGATTCCTCATAAATTTCGCTATAGCTTTTTTGTGGTAAGATTTCAATCACTCCAGCAAAGCACACCTCTTGACAGACTCCACATCCTACGCAATTTGACTCTATTTTTACAACCTTTTTTTCATTTAGTTGTATAAAACTTATAGCCTCATCAACTGGACAAGAATTTACACATAATGAGCAGCTTTTATCAATATTATCTTCTATAATCTTTTTAGCATCGCTCTCTCTTTGGTTATAGGTTTGGCGATTTAGTAAGATGCTAATATCATCTTGACTTACATTTTTATTTAGCGTTGCATAGCATTTTTGTATATCTCTTACTACAGCAACTCCCATTTTAACATCTTTTATAGAGTTTATACTATGGTCTAGTGCACCACTAGGACAGGCTAATACACAAGGAAATAGATCGCATAGATAGCAGCCTCTTTTGCTTGGATCGATATATGCTGAGGCTAAATTTATCCCATCATCAAGCCCCAAAAGTTCAATGCTATGATATGGACAGACTTGAACACACTGGCCACATTTGATGCATAAAGATTCAAAATTCTTAACACTTCCTGGTGGTCTAAGGTGTAGTTTTGGTTCATAGAATTTATTTATTAAAACTCCACTACCAGCAGCACATCCAATCGCAGCAATGCTAAAAATGCTAAACTCTCTTCTATTCATGATATGGCTCCATATGCGGACTTGTATCTGTGATTAATAGCTCTGGTTCAGAAAATGGGGCGAGTTTAGAGATGAAGTTTAAAATACTCATAATAGCACTTCCATAAAATAGTCTTAAATTTGGATAGTATTGCCAAAGTGAGTCAAGATAGGTAAAATTCTTATACTCTATATCACCAATTCCATCTTTATCTCTATCAAATCCAGCATAATCATCAAAGTAATTATTACTCCACTCATTTATATCAATTTTAGAACCAGGAGTATCATTTATAGCGACTTCCATATTGCCTATAAAATCATTACGATTAAATATGCTTTTATGCTGAGTAGCATGGAATTGAACTCCAACTGTGTTATATAGTATCTGATTATCTTCATAAACATTTGTAGTGCCTGGTTGAAACGGGGATTGGTCTAGATATAATCCTCTAGCATTATAGGCTAATATATTATCTTGTATTATAAAATCACTAGTATCTTTCATACCAATACCAACTCCAAAGGCACCAGTAGAGTTTAAAACTTGATTTTTTCTAGCAGTTGTTCCTGAGGAGAACATAAAAAATATACCAACAGAGTTGTATTTAAATATATTTTCTTCAACTAAATTCTTTCCAGCATACATAAAGTGTAGTGAATATCTGCCATATTCGCCATAATTTTTAAGAATTTTATTATTACTAGAATACCATACAACCATATCTCTGCTTTTGTATAGATGATTATTTTGTATTATATTATCATGGCTATACCATAGACGAATTCCATCACCTCTAAGACCTAAATCAACTGGCTTTGATGTGATATAATTATCAACTATTTTAGAGTCATTACACTGTTTAAAATTAACACCAAAAAGCGAATCTTTAATAATATTATTTATAATCTCAATCTTATTTGCTTTATCGCAGCTTATGGCTGAATCTATTGTAGTGTGGGAGTTTCCGCTATTTTCTATGGTTAAATTTAATAGCTTTACTCCTGGGCTTGTGATTTTTATCACATCGCCTTTTCCATCGCCTTTTATTATCGCACTTTTATCTTTTCCATCTATAGTAATTGGCTTATTTATAATGATATTACCACTATAAACTCCACTGCCAAGCTCTATTATATCTCCACTACTTGCACTATCTATAGCATCTTGTAGGTCATTTCCAAAAGTAAAGCTATATAGTAGAGCTATTAGGCAGAGTTTTTTCACGCATTTTCCTTAAGATATTTATTTTTAGAAAATATTGCTAAAATCGATAAAACACTCATAGCAATCATAACCCAAAATCCTATGGTAGGATATGAATGAGTGGTAAATTGTGCCACTTTACCATCGCCTAGAGCTGTTGGCATAAATGGTTTAATCTTAAATGCGCCCCACTCTTGCATATTATGACCATACCAGTATAGCCAGCCAGTAAATGCACTCATAAATAGTACTGGAGCGATAATTGTAGGGATTAGTAATAGCGAATTTCCTTTGCCGTTATAGTATAGATATAGCAACATAAAGATAGTTGCAATAAGCAAATAGTATGGCGCAATTGCTCTTTCTACATTGCCACCATGCTCCATAGGATACATACCTATATAGTGGTTTATAGTATTCATTTCATGCACATCACCACTATAACCATCTACATGAAAATATACTGGAATTCCATCTGGAAAGGCCTCTTTAGGATAGTTAGGAGCCTCTAAAGATACATACCATATAGGGAGGCTTGGTACTCCAATTTCAGATCTTGTTTCTATCATTTTTGCTAAATCATTTCTAACTTCTGGTGCCATTAGATGATTTTTATATTGAATTTTAGTGTAGAGATTATAGATTGGATATACATAACTTGGAATCTCAGCACCATTTTTAATCTTATTGGCTACACCATGATATGCAATTACAGGAATAGTAAATCCCACAGTCATTAAAATTAGAGCTAGTATGGTATAGAGTTGATACCTTTTCATTTTTACTCCTTTAATTAAATTTACTATCAGTCCATCTGGGCGGATAATAAATTTAATTAATGAGGCGGAATCTCCGCCCCATTTGCTAAATTTTAATACAATCCAGCATTTTCATCGATCCATTTTAGATACTCAATTATATCTTTGATCTCTTGGTCAGTCATATGTTGATTTGGCATTCTTAGATTAAAGAAGTTAATCATAGCTTTAACATAATCTTCTTCATATTTGCTAGCTGGGTCTTTAATAAAATCAAACACCCATTGTTCAGCATTTTCATGTCTTAGAAGAACACCGGTTAAATCTGGACCTGAACTTACTTGGCCAATAACATGGCAACCATTACATCCGCCTTTTAAATAAGCTTCTTCACCACGAGCTTGCACAGCTGTCATAGGTGTAGCAAGGGCTTTTGTTAGGTTGTTTTTAGCTCTTAGACCAACATCAGCAGTTTTAACCATATATTGCCATACTTGATACTCCCAAAGAATAGCGCCATTGACATCGCCTTTTTTATAAGCTTCATCAGCTTTTGCTTTTACTTCAGGAATTTTGCCATATTGATCTAGTGCATCTTCAACAAGTTGTTTAACTTTTGGATATTTCTCAAAGTGTTTCTCTTTTAGGAATTTTACAACACTTTGGATAACATCATCAGTTGCTTTATTTGTAGCGATTACTTTTTTGTATTCAGCTTCTAATTGAGCTGGGCTTAACTCTTTTAGTTTTGCTTTTTTGACTGATTCATATTTTTTCTTAGGATCTTTGACATATAGATATCCCATCATCTCTAGATGTAAAGCAGAACAAAACTCAGTACAGTAGTAAGGGAATACGCCTTCCATATCAGCTTTGAAATTCACGCTTGCAGTTTTACCAGGCTCTATAGATGCATGAACATTATATAAGTCAATTGCAAAGCCGTGAGTCTCATCTTGAGCTCTTTCTAAGTTAGTTAGATAGATAGTAACATTATCATCTTTATTTACTTCTATATGCTCAGGATTTATATGGCTTCTAACAAGAGTAGCATATACAGTTACATTTTTGCCATTTCTTTCAATTCTTTCTTGGCCTGCTAATGTCATACCTTCTGATTGCTCACCTGTTCTTGAGTTTGTACCCATTTTGTATGTCATTGCAGGTTTTAATTTACTAGCTGCAATTGAGATAACATCATGAGGTTCTCCAAGAGGAATTGGCATATCATAGATTAGCTCCATTTTTGCACCAGTTATATCGATTAATTGGTGATTTTGTGGATGAAGTGGGCCTACTGGATTAAATCTATCAATTGATAATTTATCAAGAGCTAGAGCATATTTTCCAATAGGTTTAGCAGATTTACCTTCCATTGTATCAAGGTGTCCGATATTATAATGGACATTTACTCTATCTAGAGTTTTTAGCTTTTTATAATCCCATTTTACGATTTGACTATCTACATATAGTGAGGTATAAACCACGCCATCTTTAGAATCAAAAGAGTTATGAAGTGGTCCAAGGCCTAGTTCTACTTGACCATGCAAAGATTTTTGCATATCTAAAATTGGAATTCCAAAAGGATCTTTACCTGCAAATTCTTTTTTATCTATTAAAGCTTTCATCTTTCTAAAGTCATATACGCTAGCGTGAGTATCTAGCTTTCCGCCTACTAGGATATATCTACCATCAGGGCTTACATCTACACCGTGTGGAGATTTTGGTTCTGGAACTAAAAATAGTGCATTATTAGCTACAGCTACACTAATAGGAATAACTCTGTGATTGTTGATTATTTTGTAATTTTTAGGATCTTTTGCTAGCTTTTCTAGAATTTGCCAGTTATACATATGCATGTAGTCAGTATCATTTCTACTCATACCAGCTTCAAATGGAGGAAGACCCTTTTCAATACCACCAGTATACATTTCTGAGTTAAAGCTATTTGTAAATGCCCAACCCATTGATTCACCCTTACCAGCGTCGCTTAAGTCTTGCATATATGGAGGAAGCTCAAGTGAAAATGAAGCTTTTTCATCAATTTTACCTTTTGGATAATCAAATTTCCAAAATGTAATCGCACCTCTATATACAGACTCATACTCTTCGATTGGATGATAATTATTATCTAATGGAGCTGCGTATTGGCTAGCTTCGATTACATACTCTGTATTTGGAGTAACAAAACTTCCACCGTGTTCACTTTTCATGATTGGATTTACCACGATTTGAGTGGTTTCAAAATCATGAAGATTGATTACAGCTGTTCTTGGGTTTGCTTTATCGTTGATAAATAGATAATCACCCACATATTCACCATTTTTTTCTGTGAAATTTGGATGGTGAGTATCACCCCAAGTTATATCTTTACCCCTAATAGCTCCACCTTTTAGCACAGCTTTACTCTCATTATCGTAGCCATAACCTTGCCATGGCTCTGGAGTAAATACACCTATGTATTTATAGATTCTCATAGATGGAACACCATATACGATTACTTGACCACTTTGACCGCCAGAACTAAAGACGATATATTCGTCTTTGCGTCCACTTGGTTGATAGGTTTTAGCCGCAGCTAAAATATCCTTCTCACTCAAGTTACGCTCTTTCATGATAGTTTCAAGCTCGCTAGCACCAAAAAGACTAGATAAGCTCAAACATAAGCCAGCGCCAAGCACTAATGGCTTTTTGATAAAACTATACATAAAGCTCTCCTTTTATAGAATTTGTATCAATTACTCAATACCAAAATTACAAGAAAAAATAGCACTATTCCATAGTATAACTTGGCTATTTTTACTAATAAATATATCCAAAATTGAATCATAGCCGATTTTTGTACTATTTTTTAAATTTAGATTTAAATCATAAATATATAAATTTGAATCCCAATCGCCAATATAAATATTATCTTTATAAATTTTTATTGTGCTTATTTGGTTGTTTGAGATTTTATAAATTTTATCTTTATAGATTATATTGCCATCTATTAGTCCTATGATTAGTTCTTGATTTAAATCCATCATTGCAGTTGGTAAATTTGATGTTTGCATAATTTTGTCAATTTTTAGTGTATCTAATTCAACTTTATATATATTTCTATCAAAACTAGCGATATAAAGAGCGTTGCCAATTATATGTGTAGTAGTTATCTTTGAATTTAGGTTTAAATTTGATTTTTTATATATATTATTAATTGTATCATAGATTATTAAAGTTGCATTGCCAAGAGTAAATATAATCTTATCTTTAATAAAATTTATAGATGTAATGCCATCTATTATATTGGTTTTTGTCGGGTCAATTAGGATTGATTTAACCCCCCCCCTTGGGTTAATTTGTATAGCATAGCCACTATCTAGGCCAATTATAAGATTTGAATTATTAAATTTAATTACATTGATTTTATCAGATTTTACATCCATTGAAGATAGGATTTTGTAAGTTTTAAGATCTGCTATATATAAATTTTTTAGATTACTATATGCTACTTGTGTTTGGCTAACATCTACGCTATTTATATCATTACTAGATTTTTGCACTAGTTGGCACTTTGCAAAGCCTATTATAACAAATACAAAGATACAAAGTAAAATTTTCATACCTTAATCTTTCTATCTTATTAATTTTTATAATGTTATTACATAATTTATAATTATATCATATTTTTTTCTAAATGATTATTGAAATTATTAAATTTATTAATTAAATTTGTATATTTATTACAATATGTAATTTATAAATATTAAAATTATGTTGATAATAATCTTGGATTTAAAAAGTGTATTAAATTTAGATGAGGTAGCTAGGCGAATTCGCCTAGCTAAAAAATTATAAGCTTAGTCCAAATACTGTAGTTGTAAGG of Campylobacter vicugnae contains these proteins:
- a CDS encoding c-type cytochrome, with translation MKKSITIILSAIILIGCSSEQNIKNDPQESNKTATTNSITIKKGSSANQTKSDEWVVYDIDGKKNIKFGVGESNETTKSIGAIAFTRPPLQSINKALLRGQLSKNFITKCSACHDDYANGIIGPSLLDKTSEQIYDMIIAYRTKTKANILMADLVKSMDDKEVADIANEISQFNEQFRSKK
- a CDS encoding 4Fe-4S dicluster domain-containing protein, with protein sequence MNRREFSIFSIAAIGCAAGSGVLINKFYEPKLHLRPPGSVKNFESLCIKCGQCVQVCPYHSIELLGLDDGINLASAYIDPSKRGCYLCDLFPCVLACPSGALDHSINSIKDVKMGVAVVRDIQKCYATLNKNVSQDDISILLNRQTYNQRESDAKKIIEDNIDKSCSLCVNSCPVDEAISFIQLNEKKVVKIESNCVGCGVCQEVCFAGVIEILPQKSYSEIYEESK
- a CDS encoding nitrous oxide reductase family maturation protein NosD, yielding MKKLCLIALLYSFTFGNDLQDAIDSASSGDIIELGSGVYSGNIIINKPITIDGKDKSAIIKGDGKGDVIKITSPGVKLLNLTIENSGNSHTTIDSAISCDKANKIEIINNIIKDSLFGVNFKQCNDSKIVDNYITSKPVDLGLRGDGIRLWYSHDNIIQNNHLYKSRDMVVWYSSNNKILKNYGEYGRYSLHFMYAGKNLVEENIFKYNSVGIFFMFSSGTTARKNQVLNSTGAFGVGIGMKDTSDFIIQDNILAYNARGLYLDQSPFQPGTTNVYEDNQILYNTVGVQFHATQHKSIFNRNDFIGNMEVAINDTPGSKIDINEWSNNYFDDYAGFDRDKDGIGDIEYKNFTYLDSLWQYYPNLRLFYGSAIMSILNFISKLAPFSEPELLITDTSPHMEPYHE
- a CDS encoding cytochrome C, which produces MKRYQLYTILALILMTVGFTIPVIAYHGVANKIKNGAEIPSYVYPIYNLYTKIQYKNHLMAPEVRNDLAKMIETRSEIGVPSLPIWYVSLEAPNYPKEAFPDGIPVYFHVDGYSGDVHEMNTINHYIGMYPMEHGGNVERAIAPYYLLIATIFMLLYLYYNGKGNSLLLIPTIIAPVLFMSAFTGWLYWYGHNMQEWGAFKIKPFMPTALGDGKVAQFTTHSYPTIGFWVMIAMSVLSILAIFSKNKYLKENA
- the nosZ gene encoding Sec-dependent nitrous-oxide reductase, with the translated sequence MYSFIKKPLVLGAGLCLSLSSLFGASELETIMKERNLSEKDILAAAKTYQPSGRKDEYIVFSSGGQSGQVIVYGVPSMRIYKYIGVFTPEPWQGYGYDNESKAVLKGGAIRGKDITWGDTHHPNFTEKNGEYVGDYLFINDKANPRTAVINLHDFETTQIVVNPIMKSEHGGSFVTPNTEYVIEASQYAAPLDNNYHPIEEYESVYRGAITFWKFDYPKGKIDEKASFSLELPPYMQDLSDAGKGESMGWAFTNSFNSEMYTGGIEKGLPPFEAGMSRNDTDYMHMYNWQILEKLAKDPKNYKIINNHRVIPISVAVANNALFLVPEPKSPHGVDVSPDGRYILVGGKLDTHASVYDFRKMKALIDKKEFAGKDPFGIPILDMQKSLHGQVELGLGPLHNSFDSKDGVVYTSLYVDSQIVKWDYKKLKTLDRVNVHYNIGHLDTMEGKSAKPIGKYALALDKLSIDRFNPVGPLHPQNHQLIDITGAKMELIYDMPIPLGEPHDVISIAASKLKPAMTYKMGTNSRTGEQSEGMTLAGQERIERNGKNVTVYATLVRSHINPEHIEVNKDDNVTIYLTNLERAQDETHGFAIDLYNVHASIEPGKTASVNFKADMEGVFPYYCTEFCSALHLEMMGYLYVKDPKKKYESVKKAKLKELSPAQLEAEYKKVIATNKATDDVIQSVVKFLKEKHFEKYPKVKQLVEDALDQYGKIPEVKAKADEAYKKGDVNGAILWEYQVWQYMVKTADVGLRAKNNLTKALATPMTAVQARGEEAYLKGGCNGCHVIGQVSSGPDLTGVLLRHENAEQWVFDFIKDPASKYEEDYVKAMINFFNLRMPNQHMTDQEIKDIIEYLKWIDENAGLY